The following proteins are encoded in a genomic region of Anguilla anguilla isolate fAngAng1 chromosome 15, fAngAng1.pri, whole genome shotgun sequence:
- the LOC118213812 gene encoding GTPase IMAP family member 9-like, with amino-acid sequence MAGITGASADLRIVLVGKTGAGKSSTANTILGEKLLKSSCRANSDIVTCEAATNTVDGRKITVVDTPGYCSTECTDEELKHEIAKCIVECSPGPHAFLIVLPVRRHTVEEKKAVEEILKMFGEEALKYAVVLFTHGDQLENGKTIQQFVDENYCLKTLVQKCGHRFHVIDNKYWNNPTEGHGDEKSNAAQIEKLMNTIDQMVTQNRGKHYTNEMLQAVEQAIEEEMAKGNTREKAKQNVMKRCLIKTVGITVGFLYGAFLGLVPSTAFKHAAEGTVASSSLTKGQGFASGSAILGAIIGAIAGAKAGSEAETVKEAVEKTTAAVNEIAALGTIKKHTS; translated from the exons ATGGCGGGTATAACAGGAG CGTCAGCTGATCTAAGGATTGTCCTGGTGGGTAAGACAGGAGCTGGGAagagcagcacagccaacaCCATTCTCGGAGAGAAGCTGCTCAAATCGTCATGTCGTGCAAACTCAGATATAGTTACATGTGAGGCTGCAACCAACACTGTTGATGGGAGGAAAATCACTGTGGTTGACACACCAGGGTATTGTTCTACTGAGTGCACTGATGAAGAGCTAAAACATGAGATAGCCAAATGCATCGTAGAGTGTTCCCCTGGACCTCACGCTTTTCTTATAGTGCTGCCTGTGAGGAGACACACAGTGGAGGAGAAGAAAGCAGTGGAAGagattctgaaaatgtttggggAGGAGGCTCTGAAGTACGCTGTTGTCCTGTTTACCCACGGAGACCAGCTTGAGAACGGCAAGACCATCCAGCAGTTTGTGGATGAAAATTACTGCCTGAAAACACTTGTCCAAAAGTGTGGACACCGGTTTCATGTCATCGATAACAAATACTGGAACAATCCCACTGAAGGCCACGGTGATGAGAAAAGCAACGCCGCTCAAATCGAAAAGCTTATGAACACGATTGATCAGATGGTGACACAGAACAGAGGGAAGCACTACACCAATGAGATGCTCCAGGCTGTGGAACAAGCCATTGAAGAGGAAATGGCAAAGGGAAATACCAGAGAAAAGGCAAAACAGAATGTAATGAAAAGGTGTTTAATCAAGACAGTAGGCATAACAGTAGGGTTTCTGTATGGTGCATTTTTAGGTCTTGTACCATCAACTGCATTTAAACATGCTGCTGAAGGTACAGTAGCAAGCAGTTCACTGACAAAGGGACAGGGATTTGCCAGTGGGAGTGCAATTTTAGGGGCGATTATAGGGGCAATTGCAGGGGCTAAGGCAGGAAGtgaagcagagactgtaaaagaAGCTGTAGAGAAAACTACAGCTGCTGTAAATGAGATAGCTGCACtgggaacaataaaaaaacatactagttaa
- the LOC118214416 gene encoding GTPase IMAP family member 9-like, which translates to MDLNASQQRTRCTTGSADLRIVLLGNTGAGRSSTANSILGEKVFKTSCSANSQTVGCEAKTKTVGGRSITVIDTPEFLDNKNPGEALNPKIVECIRECSARPHTFVMVLKTSKQTAEELRVMKRFEDCFGEEALKYVIVLFTHGDQLDDRTTIEQCVNKNERLKTLVQKCGNRFYVIDNKYWNNPTEGHNDERSNAAQIKKLLNTIDQMMKQNRGQDYTEEMLRIVEKAQSGGQAKPVQNVMKMFLKTGAGVLLFLTAWSNGVRETAEGIPLQSRKRDVVLRLHQILQSREKVINSFQQLSCSPKPPLLKGDKRPPFKLPAISLEWRQLCCLIDCRCVDCKGESWGISSLPLSRVLWLGFIVGRCPGS; encoded by the exons aTGGACCTCAATGCATCGCAACAACGGACACGTTGTACAACAG GGTCAGCTGATCTGAGGATTGTCCTATTGGGCAATACAGGAGCTGGAAGGAGCAGCACAGCCAATAGCATTCTGGGAGAGAAGGTGTTCAAGACCTCTTGCTCTGCCAACTCCCAAACAGTAGGATGtgaggctaaaacaaaaacggTTGGTGGGAGGAGCATCACTGTGATTGACACACCAGAGTTTCTTGATAATAAGAACCCTGGTGAAGCACTGAACCCCAAAATAGTGGAGTGCATCAGAGAATGTTCCGCCAGACCTCACACCTTTGTTATGGTGTTGAAAACTTCCAAGCAAACAGCAGAGGAGTTACGAGTGATGAAGAGGTTTGAGGACTGCTTTGGAGAGGAGGCTCTGAAGTATGTTATTGTCCTCTTTACCCACGGAGACCAGCTCGACGACCGCACGACCATCGAGCagtgtgtgaataaaaatgaacgcCTGAAAACACTTGTCCAAAAGTGTGGAAACCGGTTTTATGTCATCGATAACAAATACTGGAACAATCCCACTGAAGGCCACAATGATGAGAGAAGCAACGCTGCTCAAATCAAAAAGCTGCTGAACACGATTGATCAGATGATGAAGCAGAACAGAGGACAGGACTACACCGAAGAGATGCTCAGAATTGTGGAAAAGGCACAGTCTGGGGGTCAAGCAAAACCAGTGCAGAatgtgatgaaaatgtttttgaaaacaggAGCAGGGGTTCTGTTATTTCTTACTGCATG GAGTAACGGCGTCCGGGAGACCGCTGAGGGGATCCCTCTtcaaagcaggaagagggatgtggtCCTGCGTCTCCACCAGATTCTGCAAAGTAGGGAAAAAGTTATCAACAGTTTTCAGCAGCTCTCCTGCAGCCCAAAACCCCCTCTCCTCAAGGGAGACAAAAGGCCTCCTTTTAAGCTCCCAGCCATttccctggagtggcggcagctgtgttgcctcattgattgcaggtgtgttGACTGCAAAGGAGAGAGTTGGGGAATTTCCAgtttgccgctctccagggtcctgtggctgggcttcataGTGGGGCGCTGTCCCGGGTCCTGA